GGTCGGGGCCCAGGGCCATGACCTCGACGCACCAGGTGCGGGCCTCGATGCGCAGGTCGCGCATCTGCCAGTACCAGACGAGGGACAGGGTCAGGCAGAGCGCCTCCTGCTCGTCACGTGCCGCGACGGCGCGGCCCAGCGCGGTGCGCAGGTTCTCGTACTCCAGCTGGAAGCGGTCGATGGCGTCCCGCTGCCCGGGGCCGCGCAGCAACGGGTCGGTGGTGCGGGCGAGTTCGCGGTAGTACGTCAGATGCGCACGCTCGGCCGCTTCCCGCCGCCCCGACTCGTCCAGCCGCTCACCCGCGTACTCGGCGACGGTCTCCAGCAGCCGGTAGCGCATGTCACCCCGTGGGTCCGGAGCGGCGACGACGAGCGACTTGTCGACCAGCGAGGCAAGCAGATCGAACGAGGAACGGCCCCCGAGAGACCCACCGAAGACAAGCGGCTCACGGGAATCCAGTGCGTCGCGGGGGCCGTGCCCCTCGCGGGAGTCGTGGCCCGGGCCGGGGGCGGGGGTGGTCGGGGTGGTCGGGGTGCAGACTGCCTCGACTGCGGCGAGGTCGCAGCCGCGGGCGAAGACCGACAGGCGGGCCAGGACGTCGCGTTCGTCCTCGTCGAGCAGGTCCCAGGACCAGTCGACGACGGCCCGCAGGGTCTGCTGGCGGGGCAGGACGGTCCGGCTGCCGGAGGTCAGGAGCCGGAAGCGGTCGTCGAGCCGGTCGGCGATCTGACGGGGCGTCAGCATTCGCAGCCGGGCGGCGGCCAGCTCGATGGCGAGCGGCATACCGTCGAGCCGACGGCAGATCTCCGCACAGGCCGCCGCGGTCTCGTCGTCGGCGTCGGGCCGGAATCCGGGCCGGGCGGCCGCGCCCCGGTCGGCGAGCAGCCGCAGCGCCACCCGCTCCGGCAGCGGATCCAGCGGGCGCAGCACCTCCCCGGGCACACCGAGCGGCTCACGGCTGGTGGCCAGCACCGTCACCTCGGGGCAGCGCGCCAGCAGTTCCTCGACGAGCCGGGCGGCGGCCTCGACCACGTGCTCACAGTTGTCGAGGACGATCAGCATGCGGCGTCGGGCGCAGTGCTCGACCAGACGCTCCAGGGGGTCGTCGTGGCGCTCGGCGGCGACCCGCATCTCCTCGGCGCCGGCACCGTACAGCACGGTCTCGCGGGCTCCCACGGCGGTGAGGACGGCCTGCGGCACGGCGTCCGGGTCGGCGACGGGCGCGAGCTCGGCCAGCCAGACGCCGTCGCGCGCGGTGTCCCGTACGGTCTCGGCGCTCTCCTGCGACAGCCGGGTCTTGCCGGCCCCGCCGGGCCCGAGCAGGGTGACGAGCCGCGCGCTCGCGAGGTCCCCCCGGATCGCCGCGATGTCGGCCTCCCGGCCGACGAAGGAGGTGAGGCGGGCCCGGAGGTTGCCGAGGGGCGGGGGCGGCGGGGCGGGGGCAGCCGGTGAGGGCGCCCGGCCCGGGCCCGCGGGCGGGACGGGACGGGACGGTTCCCCGGGGCTTCCCGGATCGCCGGGGGCGAGCAACTCCGTGTGCAGGGCGCGCAGTTCGGGGCCGGGGTCGGCGCCGAGGCGGTCCGCCAGCAGTCGGCGGACCTCGTCGTACGCGGCCAGCGCCTGAGCGGTGCGGCCCGCCTCGCGCAGGGCGCGCAGCCGCAGGGCCTGGAGGGGCTCGTCCAGCGGGTGGGCGTCGCACAGGGCGGTGAGTTCGGGCAGCGACCGCTCGGCCTGGCCGAGGGCGATCGCGGCGGTGTGCCGGGCGCGCACCGCGTCGAGGCGGCGGGCCTCCCAGCGGGCCGCCTCGGCGGCGCGGTCGGGCAGGTCGGCGAGGGCCGGGCCCTGCCACAGGGCGAGGGCGTCGTCGAGGACGACGGCCGCCTTGGCGGGGTCTTCGTCGGTGAGCGCGCGGATGCCGTCGGCGGTCAGCCGCTCGAAGCGGTGCAGGTCGACGTCGTCCGGGGCGGCGGCCAGCCGGTAGCCGCCCTCGGCGGAGTCGATCGCGCCCGCCCCGAGGGCCCGGCGCAGCCGGCCGACCAGCGCCTGGAGCGCGCCCGGCGCGTCGGCGGGCGGGTCGCCGGCCCACACCTCCTCCACCAGCAGCCCGGCGGGAACGCTCCGGCCGGCCCGCAACGCCAGCACGGCCAGCAGGGCGCGCAGCCGCGCTCCGCCGACGGCGACGGGGACGCCGTCAGGACGGAGTGCCTGGGTGGTGCCGAGGATGCGGTAGCGCACGGGGTCCATTCTCTCCGGTGGGATCGAGGTCGGTCACGGGGTTCCGGCGGGGTGGCGCGAGCCGGTTGCCCGCGCGTTTCGTGTCCCAGGAACCGAGGGTCGGCCACGAGACGTTTTCCCGGTATGCCCGGGCCGGGTACGGTCGGGCAGTTCCACACACGCGTACGAACTCAGGGGGCCCCATGACGACCGCCACCACCCGCAGCGCCGAGCGGCGGATCAGTCCCGTCTTCCTCGGGATCCTGGCCGTGACGGCGGTCACCGGCTGGGCGACCTGGACGGGGTTCGCCGAGCAGCCGGGCGTGGCGGTGTTCCTGTTCGTGACGGCCGCCTGGATCGTGTCCCTGTGTCTGCACGAGTACGCACACGCGCGTACCGCCCTGCACAGCGGTGACATCTCGGTCGGCGCGAAGGGGTATCTCACGCTCAACCCGCTGAAGTACACGCACGCCCTGCTCAGCGTGGTGCTGCCGGTGCTGTTCGTGATCATGGGCGGGATCGGTCTGCCGGGCGGTGCGGTCTTCATCGAGCGCGCGCGGATCCGGGGGCGGTGGCGGCACAGTCTGATCTCGGCGGCCGGTCCGCTGACGAACGTGCTGTTCGCGGTGGTGTGCACGGCGCCGTTCTGGCTGGACGCGCTGGACGGCGTGCCGGCCGACTTCCGGTTCGCGCTCGCCTTCCTCGCCCTGCTCCAGGTCACGGCGGCGATCCTGAACTTCCTTCCGGTGCCCGGTCTGGACGGCTACGGGGTCATCGAGCCCTGGCTGTCGTACAACGTCAAGCGGCAGGTGGAGCCGTTCGCGCCGTTCGGCCTGCTGTTCGTGTTCGCGCTGCTGTGGGTGCCGGCGGTCAACGGAGTCTTCTTCGACATGGTCGACGCGGTGCTGCGCGGTCTCGGGATCGGCGACCTGGAGACGTACTGCGGTCAGTCGCTGTACCGCTTCTGGGAGGGCACGAACGAGTTCTGCGCGGTCAGCGGCTGACGTCGGCCCCCGCGGCCCTGCGCACCTTTTCCCGCTTCACGTAGTACCAGGTCATGTTGGAGGACAGGCCCGCGAGCAGCACCCACACGACGCCCAGGAAACTGCCCTGGACGAAGGAGACGACCGCCGCGGCCACGGCGAGTACGCAGACGACGAGGGTGTAGAGGGCGAGCCGCCGGGTCGAGCTGGGCGGGGGCACGGGGGACATGGGTCCGGTTCTCCTGTCGGGGGGACACTGCCGGGCTGGCTCCGACCAGTGTCCCCCATGCGCTCATACGTCCGTGACGCGCAGCCCCGCGTGGGCCTTGTAGCGGCGGTTGACCGAGATCAGGTTGGCGACCAGGGACTCCACCTGGTGGGCGTTGCGCAGCCGTCCGGCGAAGACACCCCGCATGCCGGGGATCCGGCCGGCCAGCGCCTGCACGAGCTCGACGTCGGCCCGCTCCTCGCCCAGCACCATCACGTCGGTGTCGATCTCGTCGATCTCCGGGTCCTGGAGGAGGACCGCCGAGAGGTGGTGGAAGGCGGCGGCGACGCGGGAGTCCGGCAGCAGGGCGGCGGCCTGCTCGGCGGCGCTGCCCTCCTCCGGCTTCAGCGCGTAGGCGCCCTTCTTGTCGAAGCCGAGCGGGTTGACGCAGTCGACGACCAGTTTGCCGGCCAGCTCCTCGCGCAGGGACTCCAGGGTCTTGCCGTGGCCGTCCCACGGTACGGCGACGATCACGATGTCGCTGCGGCGCGCGGTCTCGGCGTTGTCGGCGCCCTCGACACCGTGCCCGAGCTCGTCGGCGGCGGCCTGGGCGCGGTCGGCGGCACGCGAACCGATGATCACCTTCTGGCCGGCCTTGGCGAGCCGGTAGGCGAGACCCTTGCCCTGCGGGCCGGTCCCACCGAGCACGCCGACGACCAGTCCGGAGACGTCGGGGAGGTCCCAGGGGTCCTTGGCGGGGGCCTTCGCCGGGGCGGCCGCGGAGGTGTTCTGTGCACTGTCGGTAGAGGTCATGGGCCGACTTTACGTGGGCGTGCGGAGCGGTCCTTCGTCATGTCGGGTGAACGAGGGGCGAACCCCGGGCGGGCGGCGGCCGGTTGCGGCACGATGCGGCCGCATGGACGCCGTACGGGTCGCGCTGCTGCGTGAGGTGCTCGCCGGGACCGAGTGGCTGGGGGCCACCCGGAGGTTCGCCGGGGTGCTGCGCGGGTCGGTCGTGTCGCACGGGGGCGGGCTGCTGCTGGTGGGCACGGCGGCGTACGAGCCCTGGCATCTCGCGGCGCATCTGGTGGACGAGGCCGCGTGGTCGGGTACGCCGGAGCTGGCGCCGACCCTGGTAAGGCATGACGCGCGTCCTTCCGACCCGGCGCATCTCGCGGTCGGCCTGGGCCGGATCGAGGCGGCCCGGCGGGGCGAGACGCTGCTGGTGGCGTCGCCGTCGGGGGACGCACCGCTCCTCGAGCGGGTGTCGGACGCCCGGCGGGCCGGCGTCATGATCCTGACCCTCGGCCCGGGCGAGGGGGAGCTGACGGCCCTGGCCCACGAGACGCTGGCCGTGCCGGACGGCTCCGAGCTGGACCTGGACACCGTGCAGCACCTGGTGAGCGCGGCCGCCGGCGAGATGCTGCCTCCGGCGAGAGGGCGCCGACGATTCGCCGACCGTCTCTCCCACCTTGCCGAACGGCTGACGGCACCGCCCCCTCCCCCGTGGTGACCTGCCCGCCTGCCCACCCACCTGCCCGCCGGTCCGCCGGTCCGCCGAAAAGCAGTTGCCCCTCGCTCCGCTCCCGCCCGAGCATGGCCCCTCGTGACCGACAACGATGTCCCCGCTGCCGCGCCGCCCGCTCCCTCCGGTCTGCGTGGCCTGCTCCCCGATCTCGCCCCCTGGCGGGCCTCACGGGACTTCCGGCGGCTCTGGGTGTCGGGCACGGTGTCGAACTTCGGAAGCTTCCTCACCTTCGTGGCGCTGCCGGTGCAGTTGAAGGAGCTGACCGGATCGGCCGCGGCGGTGGGGGCGATCGGGGCCGTGGAGCTGGTGCCGCTCCTGGTGTTCGGCCTGTACGGCGGGGCCCTCGCGGACGCGTGGGACAAGCGGAAGCTCATCGTGTGGACGGAGGCCGGGCAGGGACTGCTCAGCGCGATACTGCTGGTCAACGCGCTGCTGCCGGGGCCGGCGGTCTGGCCGCTGTACCTCGTCGCCGCGCTCTCCTCCGCCCTCGTCTCCGTCCAGCGGCCCGCACTGGACTCGCTCTGGCCGCGGATCGTCGCCCATGAGCAGCTGCCGGCGGCGACCGCGCTGAACTCGCTGCGGTGGACCGTGGGCGGGGTCGCGGGACCGGCACTCGCCGGTGTCGTCGTCGCGTACGCGGGCCTCGGCTGGGCCTACGCCGCCGACCTCCTCACCTTCGTGGCGTCGGTCGCCCTCGTCGTCCCCATCGCCGCCTCACCGGCCGCGCACGAGGCGGCGAAGCCCTCCCTCAAGGCCATCGCCGAGGGCGCCCGGTACGCCTGGGGCCGCAAGGAGCTCCTCGGCACGTACGCCGTCGATCTCGCGGCGATGTTCCTCGCCATGCCGCTCGCCGTGCTGCCGTTCCTCGCCGACGAACTGGACGCCGAGTGGTCGCTGGGCCTGATGTACGCGTCGGTGCCGGCGGGGGCGCTGCTGGTGAGCCTGACCAGCGGCTGGACCTCACGGGTGCACCGGCACGGGCGGATGGTGGTGCTGTCGGCCGCGCTGTGGGGCGGGGCGATCGCCGCCGCCGGGCTCGCCGGGAACGTCTGGCTGGTGCTGTTCTGCCTCGCCCTCGCGGGCGCCTTCGACATGGTCAGCGGCATCTTCCGCGGGGTCATGTGGAACCAGACGATCCCTGACGAGCTGCGCGGACGGCTCGCCGGGATCGAGCTGCTGTCCTACTCCGTGGGGCCGACGGTCGGCCAGGTGCGCAGCGGCGGCCTGGCGGCCTGGCTGGGGGTGCGGACGTCCGTCTGGTCGGGCGGGGTGCTGTGCGTGGGCGCGGTGGGGCTGCTGGCGCTGTGCCTGCCGGGCCTGATGACGTACGACGTGCGCACGAACGAGCACGCGGCGCGGCTGCGCGCCGAGCGGTCGGCAGCCGCACCGGTCATGGACGTGTGATCGATCGCGTGATCGCCGGGGGTGATCAGTCGTCGTCGGGGGCCCCGGCCGCCGGGGCGTCGTGCCACTTGGGGTCGT
The sequence above is a segment of the Streptomyces asoensis genome. Coding sequences within it:
- the npdG gene encoding NADPH-dependent F420 reductase, which codes for MTSTDSAQNTSAAAPAKAPAKDPWDLPDVSGLVVGVLGGTGPQGKGLAYRLAKAGQKVIIGSRAADRAQAAADELGHGVEGADNAETARRSDIVIVAVPWDGHGKTLESLREELAGKLVVDCVNPLGFDKKGAYALKPEEGSAAEQAAALLPDSRVAAAFHHLSAVLLQDPEIDEIDTDVMVLGEERADVELVQALAGRIPGMRGVFAGRLRNAHQVESLVANLISVNRRYKAHAGLRVTDV
- a CDS encoding site-2 protease family protein yields the protein MTTATTRSAERRISPVFLGILAVTAVTGWATWTGFAEQPGVAVFLFVTAAWIVSLCLHEYAHARTALHSGDISVGAKGYLTLNPLKYTHALLSVVLPVLFVIMGGIGLPGGAVFIERARIRGRWRHSLISAAGPLTNVLFAVVCTAPFWLDALDGVPADFRFALAFLALLQVTAAILNFLPVPGLDGYGVIEPWLSYNVKRQVEPFAPFGLLFVFALLWVPAVNGVFFDMVDAVLRGLGIGDLETYCGQSLYRFWEGTNEFCAVSG
- a CDS encoding ATP-binding protein; translation: MDPVRYRILGTTQALRPDGVPVAVGGARLRALLAVLALRAGRSVPAGLLVEEVWAGDPPADAPGALQALVGRLRRALGAGAIDSAEGGYRLAAAPDDVDLHRFERLTADGIRALTDEDPAKAAVVLDDALALWQGPALADLPDRAAEAARWEARRLDAVRARHTAAIALGQAERSLPELTALCDAHPLDEPLQALRLRALREAGRTAQALAAYDEVRRLLADRLGADPGPELRALHTELLAPGDPGSPGEPSRPVPPAGPGRAPSPAAPAPPPPPLGNLRARLTSFVGREADIAAIRGDLASARLVTLLGPGGAGKTRLSQESAETVRDTARDGVWLAELAPVADPDAVPQAVLTAVGARETVLYGAGAEEMRVAAERHDDPLERLVEHCARRRMLIVLDNCEHVVEAAARLVEELLARCPEVTVLATSREPLGVPGEVLRPLDPLPERVALRLLADRGAAARPGFRPDADDETAAACAEICRRLDGMPLAIELAAARLRMLTPRQIADRLDDRFRLLTSGSRTVLPRQQTLRAVVDWSWDLLDEDERDVLARLSVFARGCDLAAVEAVCTPTTPTTPAPGPGHDSREGHGPRDALDSREPLVFGGSLGGRSSFDLLASLVDKSLVVAAPDPRGDMRYRLLETVAEYAGERLDESGRREAAERAHLTYYRELARTTDPLLRGPGQRDAIDRFQLEYENLRTALGRAVAARDEQEALCLTLSLVWYWQMRDLRIEARTWCVEVMALGPDPFAEPLRPAAPVWKSCTDAPPPMTGETLTEARRGVHLAHLACMDTEMEAWQTSTSQTKLRLIAETYEPGQPQTCRAPGLLWFFAVMMTGDPARIRTIIDASVDTCRRTPGYEWELASCLQMRANILANRADWAESAFRDAAEALEIFQRMGDAWGTAEALSARAEAHERLGAYRDAAADYEDAIEQAERLGARSQSGVLAARLGSALLEAGDEERGERVLREVIAGEDRAVNEAMHIARLFLAGWLGATGRRTEAREQLRLLREQFDFGHFAVFDAFILGAEGWLDAVDGRSAQALTGIRSALGRATDPLSVAMAPQMRSFYLFIAATALSGVDGGSRAADAARCLGAADTLLPPSHVPPRVEREARDLAMARTRGALGDAEFESAYAEGGGLSYEEATALV
- a CDS encoding MFS transporter → MTDNDVPAAAPPAPSGLRGLLPDLAPWRASRDFRRLWVSGTVSNFGSFLTFVALPVQLKELTGSAAAVGAIGAVELVPLLVFGLYGGALADAWDKRKLIVWTEAGQGLLSAILLVNALLPGPAVWPLYLVAALSSALVSVQRPALDSLWPRIVAHEQLPAATALNSLRWTVGGVAGPALAGVVVAYAGLGWAYAADLLTFVASVALVVPIAASPAAHEAAKPSLKAIAEGARYAWGRKELLGTYAVDLAAMFLAMPLAVLPFLADELDAEWSLGLMYASVPAGALLVSLTSGWTSRVHRHGRMVVLSAALWGGAIAAAGLAGNVWLVLFCLALAGAFDMVSGIFRGVMWNQTIPDELRGRLAGIELLSYSVGPTVGQVRSGGLAAWLGVRTSVWSGGVLCVGAVGLLALCLPGLMTYDVRTNEHAARLRAERSAAAPVMDV